TTAAATACTGTTTTGATTCTGGTAAATGGGTTTTTAAATATCTTTCTGCCATTCAGGATATAATCTTCCTTGGGAGGATGCCTCCTTTGTGTATCCTAGCAACATGGCCAGCCCACTGGAGGTTGCCGTGGAAGCAAGTAACGGTGCCTCAGACTATGGAAACAAGTTTGGAGAACCGGTTCTAGCTGGTTTTGCCCGTTCCTTTGGCATGCTTGTACCAGGAGATGAAAGGAGAGAATGGGTCAAACCCATTATGTTCTCAGGGGGGTTAGGTTCTCTTGAGGAGGGACACATCAAGAAAGATTCTCCTCAACAGGGTATGAAAAATGATTAGTATTCtaactttatttcatttataggAGATCAATTGAAATAGAATAGATTTCCTAGATGTATCAGATATTATTTTGTCTATGATGAAATCTGTCAGTCCCTTATATGTGCTTCACTGATATAGTATCTTCatgtatgttattatttttttttttaagtatgcTACAATAACTGATCAGACTTTAACTGGGCtttaattaataatatttaaagGAAAAATGTCCTTTCTCATGGTCATTTCATTACAAGTATTTTAGCATTTATTACTATAATATTACTTGTCATGTTAGCCATGTAtgattaaaatttgaattagaaaaaaaagaaaaagagtagAACTTCatgccaaaatatttgaaaCTCAAAGGCTACTACAAACAGTTATTTGGATCTGTCATTACAAGAAAGTTGTTTTATTTGATCCCTCTCTTTCCATCACACCCCTAGATATGAAAGTAGTAAAGCTTGGTGGTCCCATCTATCGCATAGGAGTGGGTGGAGGGGCGGCCTCTTCCATTCAGGTACAGGGGGATAATACAGAATCCTTGGACTTTGGTGCTGTACAGAGAGGAGATGCTGAAATGGAGCAGAAGTTAAACAGGGTTGTAAGAGCTTGTATTGAGCTAGGAGAGAGGAATCCAATCAAGAGTATTCATGATCAGGGAGCGGGAGGCAATGGTAAGCTctaggggagcatttcatgtcGAGCCTTGGTAATTTactgactaatttgctctcagccactCAGATGCTAtgattttcagtagcttataatgCTTTATCAGACAAAAAATGCACCCCTGGTTTCTATATTATATGTTTTCCATGGTACAAATGagatttatctttttcataGTTAGTTTAGGGCAGTTTTAAAGAAGCAGCAAAATTTTTAGCTTTTGTTAgataaatatatgatatataattataatcaaacAATTACTCGCTCAAAAATATGCCACAACTTTCAACTTCCATCATGCCTATTTTGACAGATCCATCCCTTAAAATGTAAATGTCTCTTGTCAAATAAGTTGTATAAAATTATTCCctttgatatttgaattttgcAAGTACCCTGGTAGGCCCACCATTTTCATTCCCTTACTGCTTATAGTAAATTATGATATTGTTTATTCAGGTAATGTCTTGAAAGAGATCTGTGAGCCAGCAGGAGCAGTGATCCGTACCAAGGCCTTCCAGCTAGGAGACCCCACCCTGACAACCCTAGAGATATGGGGAGCTGAATACCAAGAGAGTAATGCTGTACTGGTAGATGAGAACGATGAGGAGTTGCTTAGTGATATATGTAGGAGGGAGAGATGCCCGGTGTGCTTTGTAGGAGAGATCACGGGAGATGGAAAGGTAGTAACTTTGATTCTTGCGAAGGGGGAACATTTCAAGAAGAATCTAATCATGAGGTGTTAAGTAACGGAGttactctcagccaatcagaagcaaTGATTATAGGAGCTCTGTTAGTGAAATAAAGGATGAATTAACTAcaaatgtattttgaatattttgcaGTGGACTGTTTTTACATGATACTCTtcctcagtggcgtaccgtgggtcacggcattcggggggcaccagcaaaaattttgagtcactcggtgagcgcgctttgcgcgctcaattgccaggtataggCATTGACCTTATAGAGAcatttttaaggactgtgccattaaacggatatgtaatgtatctcactgatcaaatgatgcgagcgctaagcgcgagctgaaaatttttgatattcagacctaaaaagggacatagtaagcaataaaaaaaaaaaaatacgtatctgtctcgctaaacaaacaatgcaagcgcgagctgaaatttttgtatttatttacccCAAACAGAGACAGTTTAAGGAATATTTTTAGGTATCAAataagagaatacatatctcaccatactcatctaatttgagtgccaatcgcttgctgattttgttagaaaacatgaaacactttttgtagtcattgtaatcatgattaaaatacgcatctcactaatcaaatattgcaagcgcgagctaaaaatataggaaattcagatctgaagaggggcattttaaggctcgTTTGTAGGAATCTACTAAGACCatatgtatttcactaaccaaatgatgcgagcgcgagctgaaaattgttgatattgagtttagaaaaagagacattttaaggactgattttaggaattcatgaagagcaggcatatctcatcaatccactaattcgaacgtaagcacgtacaggaaatgttttatatgcagaccttaaaatggggcaatcatttaagtagtcatgaaaaagaagcatatgtcactacataaaacaataataactcgaagtgcgacaaaatatatttggtgcatattgacttgaaaacaggacgttttagtacatgtttatatatctcgttaaacagacaatgcgagtaccaggaataatgaacaaataggccctgaggtaattatgttttataaagttatgaaaaaatatttcttatgtaatataacataacatatataatataacattataatgtacaataatttcttctatcccactacgtttctttcttctccctctttttctcccgttttttttttttttttttttgaccagccgattgggggggcatgtgcccccccatgcccccccccccccccgtagttacgccactgctcttCCTAAATATGGAAATAATTTGATAGCTAACAATGATTATTTCATCTTTACCACAGTGACTTTCATTCATGTTAAATGGTGTAGGAGAACAGTTTTATTCTGATTTGAGTCAAAGTGAACTCACTTTTGTTTAATGCTTAAAGATTTGTTTAGAGGAAGAGAAGCATGAGATGACgaatggaggaggaggaggtgatGCTGATCATTCTCCAACCAAGAAGAGCAGAACTGTGTCCTATCCAGTTGACCTTGACCTGGAATGGGTCCTTGGCAAGATGCCAAGAAAGGTATTTAATAAATCTTCTGTTACAAACtcaatcaaataataatagcttgataaaacttttttgattgtttttgttCAGATTATTCTGtgaagtttaaattcaaatctttgtCAAAGTGATTTACTTGTACTTAACAATTAGGTTTATGTCCCCTTTGAGTTTTTgttgtaaaataaacaaaagtggTTTCTGCTATATAAATGagtgaatatatataaaataaaaataatgttttcttCCACTCATGCCTTTCATATGCCCCAATGTCCTACTTCATTTAATTTTTAGTGAATAATGAACTCAGAGTAGCCTCAATAAAACATGCTGCATGATCTTTCTAAACCTTTTCAAATCTTTTCTCTTGGTAGGTGTTCAATCTTAACAGGGTGGCCAAAACTCTGTTACCCCTAGACCTTCCTGATGGACTTACTGTCATTGATGCTCTTGACCGTGTTCTTAGATTACCATCGGTAGCAAGCAAGAGATATCTCACAAATAAGGTACGTTGATGAAATGAATAGGATTGAAAATAAGCTTTGAGAACTTCATGAATATATGCCGTTAATCaattattgtattatataaTCTGAATATTCCGTACCAGTTTTAATTTCACAAGTTTGCAACAAATCATTGCAAACAATACACTTCCTTACATACACATGCATTACTCTTATAAATTGTCCCATCTTGAAGCAATctccaaaatattattttgaaaaaaagttagcTAATGCAATATACCAATATAACAAtctgtgcaattttttttgtgtgtgggggtactataatttgttttcttctttcaaagAAGATgtgcaaattaatttttttttaccatctcACTTTGAAACCTTGTATCTTGTTCCTTCTAGGTTGACCGATCAGTAACAGGTCTTATTGCCCAGCAGCAGTGTGTAGGTCCTCTCCATACCCCACTGGCTGATGTCGCAGTGACTGCTCTATCTCACTTTGAAACCATTGGATCGGCCACAGCAATAGGAGAACAACCCATCAAGGGATTAGTGAATGCTGCCTCAGGGGCCCGTATGGCTGTAGCTGAATCTTTGACTAATCTTGTCTTTGCAAGGGTTACTGCACTCAAGGTGAGAACATTTTCTTAGATCTGAATGAAACCTTGATGTGTGCACTAAAAGGAAATACTCTATCCTGTTTAGGACTTAACATGCCTGTATGCAATAGCTTCTTGATTAGCATCAATGTATTTGCTTGATGGTCATATTTCTGGAAATACATGTTGGTAGAAGGATGTTTTACAAATATAGATAAATTTTacattatgaaataaatttataaataatacatACAACATGACATTGAAAGAACTgagaaatgattttaaaaattgctgagtttgtaaatattattgaaatgtATTACTATCATATGTAGCATTATCTAAATGTATCTATTTCTGCTTGTATCTAGGACGTGAAATGCAGTGGTAACTGGATGTGGCCAGCCAAACTCCCAGGTGAAGGGGCTGCCCTATACGATGCTTGTCAAGCCATGGGATCTCTCATGTCTGAGCTAGGGATAGCTGTAGATGGTGGCAAAGATTCACTCAGCATGGCTGCAAGGGTGGAGGGAAAAACTGTCAAAGCACCAGGTAGTTTAATATGATCTGCTATTTTGATTTCTTTGTGTGgaattttatcaaataaaatgtttttatttctttgaaactCATAACCATGTAATTGGAAGCAATTAAACATCTTGTATATGTTTATATGTTGATAATAATGGCACTTATATagcaaaaatatttgtaaaatttatgTTTCTAGCATACCTCATGCAAAACCACTGACCATACACTGGAGAATCACTTTTTTCAAGTTCTACATGATTTAATGTTTACATGTTTTGATTCTATGTTTAAATTATTAGTCATGGTTTCATTTACGTTATAAGTTATGAATTTATGTTAATGTTATTagttatgatttcatgtttgcATTGttcctatttttgttttcttcatgattatatgagtacatatattatattttctttgtataaCTTGATATTATCCAGGTGCTCTAGTGATCTCAACCTATGTGGGATGTCCAGATATCACTGCTACAGTTACACCAGATCTAAAATGTCCAGGTGGTCAAGGTAGGGTCAAACATGGTCAACTTCATAAattaatcaacctttttgtaaaTGTGACCCTTTGTTTTCTACATTCTTATGTCACTTCATGAACTCCTCAAGCTGTGATAATTCAAGAGCttgtaaatattcatataaacTTGTATAACAAAAATAGAGACAAATCACTTCAGTAAGGTCCAACATATAGGGGATTGGACATGCATATTTCATGAATAGCCTAGATCATGTTTacctatttttcttcatttttttcccattCATTTTTTAAGCCATATAAATTTCTCCTATTCTTAtaacataatattttttaatattctttttctAAGTTAGGTTGTAAATGTATTAAAATCATTGACAGTATCATACTTTATTACAAAATGTTAGTGTAAATATCTCCTTAGGGACATTGATAGTATTTGTAATATAAACATCATTTACCTTAGAATTGACTTTTATTCACATTCCTTTATTCAGTAAGTTACAAGAAAACACTTATGCGGAAGTGGTTTATATTACAAAACCCTTTTGTGATATTCCCATTTGTTCAAGTACTGTCTTGAATGTAGGCTTTATCTATAGATATTAGAGGCTCTGCAGTTCTCCACTACTCGAGTCACATGATCCCATACAATATGCGGTCCATTATTCCATGAAATcaagatattcatatacattttcGTTCATATCCAGGTAACCTGTTGTATGTGGACCTCAGTGGTGGTCATCGAAGGCTTGGTGGTTCTGCATTGGCTCAGTGTTATAATCAGATAGGTGATAATGTACCTGATGTCAATGATGCTTCCCTACTGGCTGCAGCATTCAATGTCACACAAGAATTGATTACaggtaaataatgataattattacttATACAAGGCATTTTAGTAAATAAATTAATGTCATATTTCGCTTGCTACTTTCAATCCGAGACCAACAGGGTAAACATTTTCCATGTTCCCCTCTACGGGCTTTGCCCATAGGAATACTGTACAAAAACAGAGGGCAATATCGGCCATATTTCTGCCAGTGCGCTTGGCGCAGTAGGAACTGATTTTGATCGCTAATTTCAGTATTTGCGAAATCTGGTTGGAACCAGTTTGTGAACCAATGCATTGTAGATAATGCGCAGCCAGTGCATACGTATTCCCAGCTAATCAAACCCAAGCGCAAGATTTTTACGCAATAAGTGTATGTGCGCGCCATACATGATGCGCGACTGCACGGTAACAATTGAGTCACAATTGCTTAGCAAGGATTACTTCGCCAAATTTGTGAATAACCTGATATCAGAAGTAGTAATAAGCAAACAGGCatataaattgttccaaataatagcttgaattacacattaTACAGCTGTAggtaataatattgatattgacTGGCTCTCTTTCtagaaacatcaaatatattgcccttaaaccaatcatattgccctcgtctaaagactcagGCCAATATGATTATGTTGCAggcaacatatttgatgttcacctcaaggccagtcaatattatatataatagtGCCAGTTTTTCCATGTCATGTGTGATAGATATGACAGTAATTGGAACTGCTTTATTCAGGTAATCATATTGACTCTTCATTCACTGATGGTTTAAATAAATTAATCCTTTTGAATGGCTGGAAAAAACTGTCACTAAATACTGTTTGTGAATGACAGCTTATTggtcatgaaaaaaatcaagaaattttcaGAACTTGAACTTGGAACTATGTGATTTAGTCTAGTGACATATTTGCTTGTAGTTCTGCATCATTTTCATGGCATTTTTGCAAGTGGATGAGAAATGTTGGTTTGCATTCTCATTCAAGATGGTTTCTTTACTGACTATTGGTGGGCTGATCATGTATCACAGAGAATGGTCTAAATTATGGTATCAATGTAGATCTAGCTACTAATGTTATATATGTTTACATTCTTATTTAAGATGGTCTACTTACTGCTGGTCATGATATCAGCGATGGTGGGCTGATCACATGTCTCATAGAGATGGCTTTTGCTGGTAACTGTGGGATTAATGTAGACCTACCAactaatgatgatggtgagtgGACTTTGAATTTTAGTATATTTCAAGGAAAGGGTCTTTTAATGGGAAAGGAGGTTATGAAATGTAAAAACATATTATGATGTTTTGTCTAAGTACCTTGCATTTTACCTTATTAATGAATGGTTTGAGTAGATTTATTGACATCTCtcacatggatttcactttagcTTAGTTTGCAATAAACATGGACAGACAGTTCTAGGAAAACTTGTCTTAGAGACTGCCCAAGTTGTCTTCCAGGAGAGCATGATCATTAGCTCTGGTTGTCTGGCAAGTtgccagatctgacaactttccttgattttgattggtggAGAATATCATCTGACAAATCCTTTGATGAAAGACTCCCCTGGAAAGGAGGTATCCGCACAGCATTGTTCCCGGGGACTTGCCTGATCTCTGGGGCAGTTTTCGAGTGGGAATTGTAACAGACAGTCTCCTTGTTAAGTTGTCATGTGTGGTCAAGCGATCCAtacacagagctgccaaccattacgtttttgccgtaatcattacgttttttcattcaaattacggcattatggtttttcttttcaaattccgttttttgacaattttgataatgtgtgtacataattgtatgtatgtggagtgcgtgttgagcccactgaactagaaatacgtatttctagttcagtggttgagCCCGAGATGAGCCTGGTATTTGCACGTGCGTAGTCGCCTGCCAGCCGGTTTTCCAacgcactttaataatttgatagcgtgcacgtacatatacgttagttgaatatgcgagcggcatgcatggtacgaatcgcgatgtatagcgactggtaaatacgtctgtaaggatgatgacgtcatccaagatggcaacttacgatgacaaacgaaaggatcgaggatgattatgttttgatcatcatttgaaaggaaataacagtaactgcggtctaaggtacgatatttctgaattttatatattttatcttaaattttcatgtaatttctttcctataaagtgatgttttatgtacaaaaaaacgatccgaaaattaGATTTCAGaatttagatctaacgttactgctaatacgttgtctttacgCACGGGCCAACACTCTTCAGGTGATCGAGCCAACGTTTGTTCTTGCAGCGCAGAGCGAGGAGTACGATGAATTGGGTAGGGTAATTCCCAAATGTAGTAAGAGAAGAGTCCATTTGTAATGGAGGGGGATTTggaggtttgagggaaattattattccatttgcaaaattttacaaaaatactcatcatatatattaaagattgaatcatcaaaagatatttttcatatactttaaaattaattgttgtgataaagaaatgaaattttgaggctattttcttgaattgattaatatcaatTCCCTTCGGATAACGGTACTgtctggttaattttcatcaactcgTAATCGTATCAAACAAATACGATGAATTCGGCTTTGAAAAGACCTGGAAAGCTCTTCATTGGCCCTTGAAGTAATAATTCtgggtgatattcaacatttattgatagtttcacatgatttatactagagagatgtcctactgcctttggaattcattaaaaaagtcggcactttagcattcagtttagcaggaatgggaagatttcttccccggttctggcggcctagatgtctgctctatagtgccgtcactgctggggatgattgagtgtgcgtgcagtgtgattgaggctgagctgtgcacatcgtgaagtgatttacgatgggacttttgtggaatgatttcaacttatctatagatctatttgaattttagattagattgatttatgaataatttttctatatttgtggaatgttacatgtacacttccattttatgacactttaattttaaagggtactgtttggcaaaaacaatgttacttgggaagagaagtctgaattgatgtcaactttttttttatatttctcttagtctacaatttggtagttttgtcaggaaactcaacataaaacaattaattattttagaagtggaaaggaagccccagaaaaatggggccctaaaaatgttcaccagaactgattttggtgcccctgaaagaattttttctcgacagatcttcactttgataagtgccggaataggttgcactacaaaatgaaaggcctacttgtcatttttagaaaaatttgcctaggtgcccatttgactagaataaaagtggccttcatgtcctttagaatggccttgataccccttgaaattttggggcatccaaggccactttgccggttgccccaagctgaaagtgcccatttgaaaatggccttgcccctctcaattcttaattcaagccctgctactgacttaattaaaataagggtccaatttgtaacgctccgttacttagcccagactaggcctagagattaactttttttaaattgttcactgcatacatactttttgcattggatgtTTGTCGCATGTCGTTTTAAGGTTCGTTttaacacattccttttttttgttggaaattcctttttttggccataatgattcctttttttgcttgcacaaggttggcagctctgcatacATTtcaacatatttgcatttcaagcATGTGTGTATGTCATGAATGTACCTAAATATAATCATGTTATGAATTAATTACAGCTAAACCACTTGAGTTGCTGTTTTCTGAAGAACTGGGTCTCGTATTGGAGACTACTCAATCAGATGCAGAGGCAGTGTGTAGGAGGTATACAGACCAAGGAATCACATGTAGTGTCATAGGTCAAACAGGGGGAGAATCAGCTGAAACCAAGGTAGGGgaaattgaattattaattgATATCAGCTCTAGGTCGAGCAGTACATCAATATAATCTTGTAGTTTCCAGACAGAAATTTAACATTCTGTCCTTCTAAAGAAAACATTATAATTAGTGATACACTAATACTGTGGCTAAATTGTTCATCTTAATTTAGAGTAAATATTCGTACCAAGATGTAAGTGGGGATATCAAAGTAAGTCTGGACAAGCAACTAAGAAATAAGAGAGATAAATTGGAtgcttgatgaaattttgacaaattatcTGCCAGCACCATTGAAAAAGATTGCTTAGCAAAAAAGAGTTTGTATAGGTAGTGTTCAGGCTTTCAACCATAATGTCATTGAAAATGagtttgattattttttgcAGATTTAATAATCCCTAGTTCTTAATTCAAACACTGTCTGTCTTGTATATTCTTCATTCTAAGATTGTGATCAACATGAATGGCAATACCATCCTGGATGATTCTATGACACGCCTCCGTGATGTATGGGAAGCAACTAGTTTCCAGCTAGAACGCCTTCAGACCAATCAAGTTTGTGTTGTTCAGGAGGAAGCcctgctcaaaaataggaaagcACCCCCGTACAAGCTGACCTTTGACCCTCAGCCGCCGACTCCAATCCAGGAGACAAGTGAGTTTATCGTCTTACTGAAATTAAAGCATGGCATTCTGTTTTTAAATGAACATGAATGTCAGATTTCAAAGTAGTGTTTATCGTTTCATCGAGTTTGCTGATCATACTACTAATTGCTCAAACATTTGGATTGGTGTGAACAGTATCTTAATATGAATTTTTCATTGCACTTTTCAGAATTTCTCTgattaaattctttattttgaacatgaaaattttgtaatttcaagtACTCCAGTGGGGGATGGTGAAGATGGACGATTGCAATCTGGAGTTGGGTCTCAATTGTGTATCTATAGAGTAGGAGTCAATTGAATCTCAATGTTTGGATTAATTTTAATTGCTAATTTTCAGATTGACCCCAGATATTTGTtcataacagaaaatatatttatcaatatcctatcaaaaatgaaatactaaacaaatgatcctttttttttctctctccagaCCGGCCAAAGGTAGCAGTGATCCGTGAAGAAGGAAGTAATGGAGATCGTGAGATGTTAGCATCGTTTCATATGGTAGGCTTTGAAGCTTGGGATGTCAATATGCAAGACTTAGCAAGTGGGACCTTATCTCTCAAAGACTTCAGAGGGGTAGCGTTTGTTGGAGGATTCAGCTTTGCTGATGTTATGGGTTCAGCTAAAGGTGAGTACTTTCAATCAAAGcttttatgatatttcatgAACTTGATAAGCCTTAGGGCCAGGGGTCAAATGTAGCAGTGTCTTTAAAAAAACCTTGCCTCACATCCGCGgcattgttttatgtattatgttGTTTTGTATAACTGTTATGATGTAATTCCAAAATCTTTTGATTCTTAATGTATGTATTTTGCTTTTAAGAGATGAGGAAAAGGATAAACTtgaattttaactttttttcaagaggtTTTAGATAAATTGTAGACTTTTTCATTGTTTCCTGGTTCCCTTATTAGGATGGGCAGCAGCAATCCTATACAACCCTGTAGTGAGAGGAGAGTTTGA
This is a stretch of genomic DNA from Lytechinus pictus isolate F3 Inbred unplaced genomic scaffold, Lp3.0 scaffold_19, whole genome shotgun sequence. It encodes these proteins:
- the LOC129260819 gene encoding phosphoribosylformylglycinamidine synthase-like yields the protein MAIIHYYAVPALSDGAHQAVINKVIGIMGKEEDVQLETEACYNIEVQGELTTDEIKKLLFIIGTPFQNDKITTVSVLGEKKTGDALLIEIGPRLNFSTAWSTNAVSICQSAGLTKITRIEPFRRFLFTSTNPSILLEYEQAIVASLHDRMTECRYLEPLESFEIQVKPEAVYDVDIMSQGKEALKKANTDLGLAFDDWDLDYYHDMFTNKIKRNPTSVECFDLAQSNSEHSRHWFFKGRMVVDGEEKKDSLFDLVMKTQENSNPNNVIKFSDNSSAIQGNSIKALYPMRPGCSATPMTDKQLVRHIIFTAETHNFPTGVAPFSGATTGTGGRIRDVQCAGKGSHVVAGTAGYCFGNLNIPGYNLPWEDASFVYPSNMASPLEVAVEASNGASDYGNKFGEPVLAGFARSFGMLVPGDERREWVKPIMFSGGLGSLEEGHIKKDSPQQDMKVVKLGGPIYRIGVGGGAASSIQVQGDNTESLDFGAVQRGDAEMEQKLNRVVRACIELGERNPIKSIHDQGAGGNGNVLKEICEPAGAVIRTKAFQLGDPTLTTLEIWGAEYQESNAVLVDENDEELLSDICRRERCPVCFVGEITGDGKICLEEEKHEMTNGGGGGDADHSPTKKSRTVSYPVDLDLEWVLGKMPRKVFNLNRVAKTLLPLDLPDGLTVIDALDRVLRLPSVASKRYLTNKVDRSVTGLIAQQQCVGPLHTPLADVAVTALSHFETIGSATAIGEQPIKGLVNAASGARMAVAESLTNLVFARVTALKDVKCSGNWMWPAKLPGEGAALYDACQAMGSLMSELGIAVDGGKDSLSMAARVEGKTVKAPGALVISTYVGCPDITATVTPDLKCPGGQGNLLYVDLSGGHRRLGGSALAQCYNQIGDNVPDVNDASLLAAAFNVTQELITDGLLTAGHDISDGGLITCLIEMAFAGNCGINVDLPTNDDAKPLELLFSEELGLVLETTQSDAEAVCRRYTDQGITCSVIGQTGGESAETKIVINMNGNTILDDSMTRLRDVWEATSFQLERLQTNQVCVVQEEALLKNRKAPPYKLTFDPQPPTPIQETNRPKVAVIREEGSNGDREMLASFHMVGFEAWDVNMQDLASGTLSLKDFRGVAFVGGFSFADVMGSAKGWAAAILYNPVVRGEFDAFRARSDTFSLGVCNGCQLMGLLGWVSPDQTQSDGNQAACKQGVLLDHNDSERYESRFVTVQIQDNPAMMLQGMQGSTLGIWVAHGEGKMKFANESIHSSILSNNLAPVRYVDDEGAPTTQYPLNPNGSPDGIAALCSPDGRHLAIMPHPERCTLTWQWPWMPSEWRQDLKASPWLRIFQNAYKWCLENKA